A part of Planococcus sp. MB-3u-03 genomic DNA contains:
- a CDS encoding CPBP family intramembrane glutamic endopeptidase, which yields MTTAFFGSKEMWSWKELIYLLTVVLVAVPIFVEYSLYHYLVNFFGNELHAGTMTGLVMSIIFMAALYLIVLKPNGQSWKAVGVQGFSSGHWKRIVVWTIALIVVSIVLVIIMSEFGVGTDNSKTDSLQSQLTLFNFFIGFISAAVISPIYEEIFYRGFLYRFFSSRYGIGAGMLLSASIFTLVHIPTFNTLPVNFVSGLIFAWIYQKTGSVLPCILMHGLFNGIAVILTATA from the coding sequence ATGACGACAGCCTTTTTTGGAAGCAAGGAAATGTGGAGTTGGAAAGAATTAATATACTTATTGACCGTTGTATTGGTAGCTGTACCAATTTTTGTGGAATACAGCTTATATCATTACCTCGTAAATTTTTTCGGCAATGAATTGCATGCAGGTACGATGACTGGCTTAGTCATGTCCATTATCTTTATGGCTGCTCTTTATTTAATCGTACTTAAGCCAAATGGACAGTCTTGGAAAGCGGTAGGTGTACAAGGTTTCTCATCCGGACACTGGAAGCGGATTGTGGTTTGGACGATTGCATTGATTGTGGTGAGCATCGTTTTAGTAATTATCATGTCGGAATTTGGCGTTGGAACCGACAACAGCAAAACCGACAGCCTGCAATCACAATTGACACTCTTTAATTTCTTCATCGGATTTATCTCTGCCGCTGTCATTTCGCCCATTTACGAAGAAATTTTCTACCGTGGCTTTCTGTACCGTTTTTTCAGCAGCCGTTATGGCATAGGAGCAGGCATGCTGCTGAGTGCTTCCATATTTACTTTAGTGCATATCCCAACTTTCAATACACTTCCGGTGAACTTTGTTTCTGGCCTTATTTTTGCATGGATCTATCAAAAAACAGGTTCTGTCCTTCCATGTATCTTGATGCACGGACTTTTCAATGGCATTGCTGTAATCCTCACCGCTACCGCTTAG
- a CDS encoding MerR family transcriptional regulator — translation MAHRMVKEYLTTGELSKRLNVSVRTIRYYDQIGLVEPSRKEAGGKRCYSVEDILKLQKILLLKSLNLSLEDSRSILAEQSIDSILAVHKSLLMNEIDQLQHSLKHTQSLLNLLELEETIHWEDLISLVAGPQNEKNWSHYFSSQQQEVLEKRLPKLESGDLATKKWINIIKRIELCLDKGISPSSKEGQLILADVDILSAETFGNDLKLAEAFWEARKSAQASEDLGLYAINPAVIEFLELADKAKR, via the coding sequence TTGGCACATCGTATGGTGAAAGAATACTTAACGACTGGAGAATTATCTAAGCGATTGAATGTATCTGTCCGGACCATACGCTATTACGATCAAATCGGATTGGTTGAGCCTTCGAGAAAAGAGGCGGGCGGAAAGCGCTGCTATTCCGTAGAAGATATCTTGAAGCTACAAAAGATTCTGCTGCTCAAGTCGCTGAATTTATCGCTGGAAGACAGCCGCAGCATTTTGGCAGAGCAATCGATCGATTCGATTTTGGCTGTCCATAAATCTTTGTTAATGAATGAAATCGACCAGCTTCAACATTCATTAAAGCACACCCAGTCTTTACTCAACCTGTTGGAATTGGAAGAGACAATTCATTGGGAAGACCTCATTTCGCTGGTTGCTGGGCCGCAGAATGAAAAAAATTGGAGCCATTATTTTTCATCACAGCAACAAGAGGTCTTGGAGAAGCGTTTGCCTAAACTTGAAAGCGGCGACTTGGCGACCAAAAAGTGGATAAACATCATCAAAAGAATTGAACTGTGCTTGGACAAAGGGATTTCTCCCTCTTCAAAAGAGGGGCAATTGATTTTAGCTGACGTTGATATTTTATCGGCAGAAACATTCGGCAATGATCTCAAATTGGCAGAAGCTTTTTGGGAAGCCAGGAAATCTGCGCAAGCTTCCGAAGATCTCGGGCTGTACGCCATCAATCCAGCCGTAATTGAATTCCTCGAATTGGCGGACAAGGCTAAGCGGTAG
- a CDS encoding tetratricopeptide repeat protein: MNPDLKKAIGLRAAGKQEESNQLLMELAQQFPEHPQINYQCAWSFDVLGEEEKAVPYYEKAIQLGLEKEDVEGAILGLGITYRTLGEYEKSRSTFIKGIELFPSNRALKVFLAMTLYNLAEHQQAMEILLKCLAETSADKNISTYKKAIEFYADKLDETWI; this comes from the coding sequence ATGAATCCAGACTTGAAGAAAGCAATCGGGCTAAGAGCTGCGGGCAAACAAGAAGAATCAAATCAATTGCTGATGGAACTGGCACAGCAATTCCCCGAACACCCACAAATCAATTACCAGTGCGCTTGGAGCTTTGATGTACTTGGAGAAGAAGAAAAGGCGGTTCCCTATTATGAAAAAGCTATCCAACTCGGGCTTGAAAAAGAGGATGTAGAAGGCGCAATACTGGGGCTAGGCATCACTTACCGGACCTTAGGGGAATACGAAAAATCAAGAAGCACTTTTATAAAAGGAATAGAACTTTTTCCATCCAATCGGGCATTGAAAGTCTTTTTGGCAATGACTTTGTATAACTTAGCAGAACATCAGCAAGCAATGGAAATATTGCTCAAGTGTTTAGCGGAAACTTCTGCTGATAAAAACATTTCAACTTATAAGAAGGCAATTGAATTCTATGCGGATAAATTGGATGAAACATGGATCTAA
- a CDS encoding SDR family oxidoreductase, translating into MANIQNPRTQYTTEDFPKQYQEAPGVQNQMTPVPDCGEKTYKGSGKLEGRKALVTGGDSGIGRAAAIAYAREGADVAINYLPAEQSDADEVKQLIEAEGRKAVLIPGDLSNEAFNKEMVEKANTELGGLDILALVAGKQQAVKDIADLPTEQLEKTFQVNVYSMYWTVKAALPYLPEGASIITTSSVEGFDPSPMLLDYSATKFAIIGFTKSLSKQLADKGIRVNSVAPGPIWTALQISGGQPQENIPEFGKGTPETPIGRAGQPAELASVYVFLASIEASYVTGQIYSITGGMTTA; encoded by the coding sequence ATGGCGAATATCCAAAATCCTAGAACACAATATACGACGGAAGATTTTCCGAAACAATACCAGGAAGCCCCTGGCGTACAAAACCAAATGACTCCTGTGCCAGACTGTGGCGAAAAGACGTATAAAGGCTCAGGCAAGCTTGAAGGCCGTAAAGCGCTAGTAACCGGTGGTGATTCCGGAATCGGCCGCGCTGCTGCCATCGCTTACGCCAGAGAAGGTGCAGACGTTGCGATCAACTATTTGCCGGCAGAGCAATCTGATGCGGATGAAGTGAAACAATTGATCGAAGCAGAAGGCCGCAAAGCCGTCTTGATTCCCGGCGACTTGAGCAACGAAGCGTTCAACAAGGAAATGGTTGAAAAAGCGAACACTGAACTTGGCGGATTGGACATTTTGGCACTCGTAGCCGGCAAGCAACAAGCCGTCAAAGACATTGCCGACCTTCCGACAGAACAGCTTGAAAAAACATTTCAAGTCAATGTCTATTCCATGTACTGGACAGTGAAAGCGGCGCTTCCATACCTACCAGAAGGCGCGTCGATCATCACGACAAGCTCAGTTGAAGGCTTTGACCCAAGCCCGATGCTGCTGGATTATTCAGCAACGAAATTCGCGATCATCGGCTTCACTAAATCCTTGTCTAAACAATTGGCGGACAAAGGCATCCGCGTCAACTCCGTCGCGCCAGGCCCAATCTGGACAGCGCTTCAGATTTCCGGCGGACAGCCTCAGGAAAACATTCCTGAATTCGGCAAAGGCACACCAGAGACGCCAATCGGCCGCGCAGGCCAACCGGCAGAACTCGCTTCTGTCTATGTCTTCCTGGCTTCCATCGAAGCTAGCTATGTTACAGGACAGATCTACAGCATCACTGGCGGCATGACGACCGCTTAA
- a CDS encoding TIGR04104 family putative zinc finger protein translates to MPICQNCHKQWSWKQTVKKMFTLDTGMICPHCGKKQLLTTQSKKRAGLTNFLTPLAMLFGVLFNLSVITIFILIIASGVIVIAAYPFLVELTEEDEPLW, encoded by the coding sequence ATGCCGATTTGTCAAAATTGCCATAAGCAATGGAGTTGGAAGCAGACGGTCAAAAAGATGTTCACATTGGATACGGGAATGATTTGCCCGCATTGCGGGAAAAAGCAATTGCTTACTACCCAATCGAAAAAAAGGGCCGGTCTTACCAACTTTCTGACGCCATTGGCTATGCTTTTCGGGGTTTTATTTAATCTTTCGGTCATTACGATATTCATACTGATCATCGCCAGTGGGGTCATCGTTATAGCTGCCTACCCATTTTTAGTCGAATTGACAGAGGAGGACGAACCGCTTTGGTAA
- a CDS encoding fructose-1,6-bisphosphatase, producing the protein MSSKYLDLLAEKYDSEEKVATEIINLEAILNLPKGTEHYVSDLHGEYQAFQHVLRNGSGNVKVKIRDLFEGEMAEEELNEFATLVYYPEEKLSLIKSHFSSKKELRDWYIETIERLLKLVSYASSKYTRSKLRKALPKQFVYIIEELLYKTDEFTNKKDYYAKMLEQIISLGQVDKLIVGLAYTMQRLTVDHLHVVGDIYDRGPDPHKIMDTLIDYHSVDIQWGNHDVLWIGAYSGSKVCLANIIRICARYNNLDIIEDVYGINLRPLLNLAEKYYEDNPAFHPKRISDEQLTEQEQLQITKIHQAISIIQFKLESPIIKRRSCFAMEDRLLLEKVDYDKNEATIHGKTYPLENTCFATIDPEHPDRLLDEEQQVIDKLLFSIQHSEKLSRHMNFLMKKGKLYLQYNGNLLIHGCIPLEENGDMKQMEIEGESYAGRELLDVFEEYTRYAFAHPEESDDFATDMVWYQWTGENSSLFGKREMTTFERYFIKDKETHKERKNPYYHLREDEDMCRKMLEEFDLNPDYGRIINGHTPVKERDGEDPIKANGKMIVIDGGFSKAYQSTTGIAGYTLLYNSYGMQLVAHQRFNSKEEVLQNGTDVLSIKRLVDEELERKKVRETNIGEELLQEIANLNSLRKHRYMN; encoded by the coding sequence ATCAGTTCAAAATACTTGGATCTACTGGCAGAAAAATACGACAGCGAAGAAAAAGTAGCGACGGAGATCATCAACCTGGAAGCCATCTTGAATTTGCCGAAAGGGACGGAGCATTATGTCAGCGATCTCCACGGCGAATACCAGGCATTCCAGCACGTGTTGCGCAATGGCTCCGGCAACGTCAAAGTGAAAATCAGGGATCTGTTCGAAGGTGAGATGGCAGAAGAGGAGCTCAACGAATTCGCGACGCTCGTCTATTACCCGGAAGAGAAATTGAGCCTGATCAAAAGCCATTTCAGCAGCAAGAAAGAATTGAGAGACTGGTATATCGAAACGATCGAGCGGCTGCTCAAGCTGGTATCTTACGCTTCATCTAAATACACGCGCTCCAAATTGCGCAAAGCCTTGCCGAAGCAGTTCGTCTATATTATTGAAGAACTCCTGTACAAAACGGATGAGTTCACCAACAAGAAAGATTATTACGCGAAAATGCTCGAACAGATTATTTCACTCGGGCAAGTGGATAAGCTGATCGTCGGACTCGCCTATACGATGCAGCGGCTGACCGTCGACCATCTTCACGTCGTCGGCGATATTTACGACCGGGGACCGGATCCGCATAAGATTATGGACACGCTCATCGACTATCATTCCGTCGATATCCAATGGGGCAACCACGATGTCCTGTGGATCGGCGCTTATTCCGGCTCCAAAGTTTGCCTCGCAAACATTATCCGTATTTGTGCACGCTATAACAACCTGGACATTATCGAGGATGTGTACGGCATTAATTTACGCCCGTTATTGAATTTGGCGGAGAAATATTATGAAGACAATCCGGCATTCCATCCAAAGCGCATTTCAGATGAACAATTAACGGAGCAGGAACAGCTGCAAATCACTAAGATTCATCAGGCGATTTCGATCATCCAGTTTAAGCTCGAAAGCCCGATCATCAAACGGCGCTCTTGTTTCGCCATGGAAGACCGCTTGCTATTGGAGAAAGTCGATTACGACAAGAACGAAGCGACAATCCACGGCAAAACCTATCCGCTGGAGAACACCTGCTTTGCCACAATCGACCCGGAACATCCCGACCGTTTGCTCGACGAAGAGCAGCAAGTAATCGATAAATTGCTGTTCTCCATTCAGCATTCCGAAAAACTGTCGCGGCATATGAACTTCCTCATGAAAAAAGGCAAGCTATATCTTCAATACAACGGCAATTTGCTGATCCATGGCTGCATCCCGCTCGAAGAGAACGGCGATATGAAACAAATGGAAATTGAAGGCGAAAGCTACGCCGGACGGGAATTGCTCGATGTTTTCGAAGAATATACCCGCTATGCATTCGCGCATCCAGAAGAAAGCGATGATTTCGCGACCGATATGGTGTGGTACCAATGGACAGGCGAAAACTCCTCGCTGTTCGGCAAACGCGAAATGACGACGTTCGAACGCTATTTCATCAAAGACAAAGAAACGCATAAAGAACGGAAAAATCCGTATTACCATTTGCGTGAAGATGAAGACATGTGCCGCAAGATGCTTGAAGAATTCGACTTGAATCCCGACTATGGCCGCATCATTAATGGGCATACACCGGTCAAGGAACGGGACGGCGAAGACCCGATCAAAGCGAACGGCAAAATGATCGTCATTGACGGCGGATTTTCGAAAGCCTATCAGTCAACGACGGGAATCGCCGGTTATACGCTGTTGTACAACTCCTACGGCATGCAGCTCGTTGCCCACCAGCGCTTCAATTCCAAGGAAGAAGTATTGCAAAACGGTACCGACGTCTTGTCGATCAAACGATTGGTCGACGAAGAACTCGAGCGCAAAAAGGTCCGAGAGACGAATATCGGGGAAGAGCTCCTGCAGGAAATCGCCAATTTGAACAGCTTGAGAAAGCATCGCTATATGAATTAA
- a CDS encoding amidase, with protein sequence MLKKAAMLMFAMSLMLALSHAENVQASGDAPDTRATWLWNPWMFVEDEAAVLTFLENKNVNKVYVQIDRDIPKNTYRSFVTQAHARGIAAFALDGAPAWVAPKGYTNQNMLMNWLGNYQSGSSEQAGFDGIHLDVEPYLYSGWNSNRAATVKSYQSLLQRAAVSSAQLNLPLEADMPFWFDEIPYKNTFGSGLLAEWVIANTDGVTLMAYRDSAPMIIDIVKNEIAMAEKYGKHVVVGVETGVTDEGSIITFAEEGEAFMNLQLAEVAADYSAYPAYEGIAIHHVGSWMTLKP encoded by the coding sequence ATGTTGAAGAAAGCGGCGATGTTGATGTTCGCGATGTCCCTTATGTTAGCGTTAAGCCATGCAGAAAACGTACAGGCAAGCGGCGATGCGCCTGATACCCGTGCCACTTGGCTATGGAATCCGTGGATGTTCGTGGAAGATGAAGCAGCTGTGCTCACTTTTCTCGAAAATAAAAACGTCAATAAAGTCTATGTGCAAATCGATCGGGACATTCCTAAAAATACGTACCGCAGTTTTGTCACGCAAGCGCATGCACGCGGCATAGCCGCATTTGCACTCGATGGAGCACCGGCCTGGGTTGCGCCAAAAGGCTATACGAACCAGAACATGTTGATGAACTGGCTGGGTAATTACCAAAGCGGATCGTCAGAACAGGCAGGTTTTGATGGAATCCATTTGGATGTTGAACCTTATTTATACAGCGGATGGAATTCGAACCGCGCTGCTACGGTGAAATCCTATCAATCGCTTCTGCAAAGAGCCGCAGTGAGCTCCGCGCAATTGAACTTGCCGCTTGAAGCCGATATGCCGTTTTGGTTCGACGAAATTCCTTATAAAAATACGTTCGGCAGCGGATTATTGGCCGAATGGGTTATCGCCAATACGGACGGGGTAACACTGATGGCTTACCGGGATTCCGCGCCGATGATCATCGACATTGTCAAAAACGAAATTGCCATGGCCGAAAAATACGGCAAACACGTGGTAGTGGGCGTAGAAACAGGCGTCACCGATGAAGGCAGCATCATCACCTTTGCCGAAGAAGGCGAAGCGTTCATGAATCTGCAGTTGGCTGAAGTTGCCGCTGATTACTCGGCGTACCCTGCCTACGAAGGAATTGCTATCCACCATGTTGGCAGTTGGATGACGCTCAAGCCATGA
- a CDS encoding GGDEF domain-containing protein: MKGTAGTIGMMGLSEFCASELDAFSEHSTELLDVDSLTGFMSSFRNYFATEELASQKEIELETPESKLSSDEALVLVIDSDAEFAAKLKETLEPKGIPVVIALDGQKGTELFYTLHPQMVLVDAMLPDADGFSLAERIAEAGRSRHLPLAIMSEDDRIDNQIRAMEVGATDFLAKPLNMAYFLPYLANRLRGQEIVLQGTRIDELTGAGNRQAFNEALLQMTNLAERTGKPFTLALLDLDHFKKINDDYGHSFGDEVLRSFSQFVLNLKRDSDSFFRYGGEEFALILPETKPQEAVAFIDRLHKALSETEFAVNATAPIRLTFSAGVSEYRLKQETIVNKADQALYQDKRNGRNQTMVYKSEEHDLKRKLNIVIVDDDSLVRKLVAKQFSNWKAEDFDIQIEEYADGLALVDSDWYRPDENYMILLDGGLTAYTWPGKMVMDDSWKKTTTKEQ; the protein is encoded by the coding sequence ATGAAAGGCACCGCTGGAACGATCGGCATGATGGGGCTATCCGAATTTTGCGCAAGCGAGCTGGATGCTTTCTCAGAACACAGCACTGAGTTGCTGGACGTCGATTCGCTGACGGGATTCATGTCTTCATTCCGAAATTACTTTGCAACTGAAGAGCTTGCAAGCCAAAAAGAGATAGAATTGGAGACGCCTGAGAGCAAACTTTCGAGTGATGAAGCCCTAGTATTGGTCATCGATTCTGATGCTGAATTTGCCGCGAAGCTCAAAGAGACGTTAGAGCCTAAAGGCATTCCTGTCGTCATTGCTCTGGATGGACAAAAAGGCACCGAATTATTTTACACATTGCATCCGCAGATGGTGTTAGTGGATGCAATGCTGCCGGATGCTGACGGGTTCAGCCTGGCCGAAAGAATCGCCGAAGCCGGCAGAAGCCGCCACCTTCCCCTCGCCATCATGAGTGAAGATGACCGGATCGATAACCAAATCCGGGCAATGGAAGTCGGCGCCACTGATTTTTTGGCCAAGCCATTGAATATGGCGTATTTCCTCCCGTATTTAGCAAATCGCTTGCGTGGCCAGGAAATCGTCTTGCAAGGCACGCGAATTGATGAGTTGACCGGAGCCGGAAATCGCCAAGCCTTTAATGAAGCCTTGTTACAAATGACCAATCTCGCAGAAAGAACCGGCAAGCCGTTTACACTGGCATTGCTCGATCTGGATCATTTCAAGAAAATCAATGATGACTATGGGCATTCATTCGGAGATGAAGTTTTGCGATCGTTCAGCCAATTTGTGTTGAACTTGAAGCGTGATTCGGACTCGTTCTTCCGCTACGGTGGAGAGGAATTCGCATTGATTCTCCCCGAAACCAAACCGCAGGAAGCCGTTGCGTTCATCGATCGCCTGCATAAGGCGCTATCTGAAACGGAATTCGCCGTCAACGCCACTGCGCCGATTCGCTTGACCTTCTCCGCAGGAGTCAGCGAATACCGGCTCAAGCAGGAAACGATCGTCAACAAAGCCGACCAAGCTTTATACCAAGACAAACGAAACGGGCGCAACCAGACGATGGTGTATAAATCCGAAGAACACGACTTGAAACGCAAACTGAATATTGTCATTGTCGACGACGACTCACTCGTGCGCAAATTGGTCGCCAAGCAATTTTCCAATTGGAAAGCGGAGGATTTCGATATCCAGATCGAAGAATACGCAGACGGTCTCGCGCTGGTCGATTCCGACTGGTACCGTCCGGATGAGAATTACATGATCCTGCTGGACGGCGGCCTCACTGCTTACACATGGCCGGGCAAAATGGTCATGGACGACAGCTGGAAAAAAACGACGACAAAAGAACAATAA
- a CDS encoding ion channel, whose protein sequence is MISLILTLKRLLSAIFRIGKEPLFRTLLLTLAFIVLSGTLFYYQIEGWAFFDAFYFAFVSLIPTGIETGLAPTGNLSKAFTMIYLAVGVGVMVMVLLRLAYAVVKLERPEQLDVKANQAKSTPKQKTKDK, encoded by the coding sequence GTGATTTCACTTATACTGACTTTGAAACGCTTGCTGTCGGCCATATTCCGGATAGGAAAAGAGCCCTTGTTCAGGACCTTACTGCTGACTTTGGCGTTCATCGTACTGTCGGGCACTTTGTTCTATTATCAAATAGAAGGCTGGGCGTTTTTTGATGCCTTTTATTTCGCCTTCGTCAGCTTGATTCCGACCGGTATTGAGACCGGTCTTGCGCCGACAGGCAATTTAAGCAAAGCTTTCACGATGATCTATTTGGCTGTCGGCGTCGGCGTGATGGTCATGGTGTTGTTGAGGCTCGCCTATGCGGTAGTGAAACTCGAGCGGCCTGAGCAGCTTGATGTGAAAGCTAACCAAGCTAAGTCTACACCTAAACAGAAAACCAAAGATAAATAG
- a CDS encoding peptide-methionine (S)-S-oxide reductase encodes MEIIYFAGGCLWGVQAFIKTLPGVESTEAGRANGRTQSLEGDYDGYAECVKTTFAPSRVSVQQLMGYFFEIIDPYSINKQGEDVGEKYRTGVYSESAGHLTAAKAFINERTDSERIAVEVLPLENYIASAAEHQDRLDKCPDDYCHIPTALLTKYA; translated from the coding sequence ATGGAGATTATCTATTTTGCAGGCGGATGCTTATGGGGCGTGCAGGCGTTCATCAAGACCTTGCCGGGTGTCGAGTCGACCGAAGCGGGGCGGGCAAACGGCAGGACGCAATCGCTAGAAGGCGATTACGACGGCTACGCAGAATGCGTCAAAACTACGTTCGCCCCTTCGCGCGTGTCGGTCCAACAACTGATGGGGTATTTCTTTGAAATCATCGATCCCTATAGCATCAATAAACAAGGCGAGGATGTCGGCGAGAAATACAGGACCGGCGTCTATAGCGAAAGCGCCGGCCATTTAACGGCAGCGAAAGCCTTTATTAATGAACGAACGGATTCGGAACGCATCGCAGTCGAAGTCTTGCCGCTTGAAAATTATATAGCGAGTGCAGCAGAACATCAGGACCGTTTGGACAAGTGCCCGGATGATTATTGCCATATCCCAACAGCTTTATTGACCAAGTATGCGTAA
- a CDS encoding M4 family metallopeptidase, producing the protein MSKKKLLTLSLAASLALSATTVSADTLSKQATEKVHVNKDTQTPDFISGTLTEPTDQGAKEIVFTYLEENEDTYKIDKKDLSSFKVISQETDDLGFTKVKLQQKFKGVPVFGSVINAHVDQDGVLTSISGNLAPELYDKKSLKKGATLKAGAAVEKAAADLEEKIGSSPELEAEVTPELVIYSKDGQAYFAYSAEFEFLYPEPGNYQYFVDAKTGDILDSYNQIHEAKPSGGGASLTGEDSTASGKGVLGDTKSFNTLVNSNGSYLVDRTRGSGIFTYDAKNRTRTPGTLWLDSDNVYNAAYDGAAVDAHTYAGQTYDYFQDVHSRNSYDGNGAELISTVHYGRSYNNAFWSGSQMVYGDGDGTTFVPLSGALDVIAHELTHAVTDTTADLIYQNESGAINESMSDIFGTLVEYHFNNKPDWQVGEDIYTPNVAGDALRSMEDPTLSGDPDHYSKRYTGTGDYGGVHINSGISNKAAFLLANGGTHYGVTVAGIGNDKAGDIYYRTLTQYLTPNSNYSHFRVSTIQAATDLYGASSAEVASVKAAFSAVGVN; encoded by the coding sequence ATGAGCAAAAAAAAATTACTGACTTTAAGTTTGGCAGCATCACTCGCATTATCCGCCACAACGGTTTCCGCCGATACCCTATCTAAACAGGCAACAGAAAAAGTCCATGTCAATAAAGACACCCAGACACCTGATTTCATTTCCGGAACGTTGACTGAACCGACCGATCAAGGTGCAAAAGAAATTGTCTTTACATATTTAGAAGAAAACGAAGACACGTACAAAATCGATAAAAAAGACCTTTCCAGCTTCAAAGTCATCAGCCAGGAAACAGATGACCTCGGCTTCACCAAAGTGAAGCTTCAGCAGAAATTCAAAGGCGTGCCAGTTTTCGGTTCCGTAATCAATGCCCACGTTGACCAAGACGGCGTGCTCACTTCCATCTCCGGCAATTTAGCGCCGGAATTATACGATAAGAAATCCTTGAAGAAAGGCGCAACTTTGAAAGCCGGGGCTGCAGTCGAAAAAGCAGCGGCCGACCTGGAAGAAAAAATCGGCAGTTCCCCAGAGCTTGAAGCTGAAGTTACACCGGAATTGGTCATCTATTCCAAAGATGGGCAAGCGTATTTTGCCTACAGCGCTGAATTCGAGTTCCTCTATCCGGAACCGGGTAATTATCAATACTTCGTGGACGCCAAGACGGGCGACATCCTCGATTCCTATAACCAGATCCATGAGGCGAAACCTTCCGGCGGCGGTGCGAGTTTGACCGGCGAAGATTCGACTGCGAGCGGCAAAGGCGTGTTGGGCGATACGAAATCGTTCAATACTTTAGTCAACAGCAACGGCTCTTACCTGGTCGACCGCACGCGCGGCAGCGGCATTTTCACGTATGACGCAAAAAACCGCACACGCACGCCTGGCACACTGTGGCTCGACAGCGACAATGTCTACAATGCCGCTTATGACGGCGCTGCAGTCGATGCCCATACTTACGCTGGCCAAACCTACGATTACTTCCAAGACGTCCATAGCCGCAATAGCTACGACGGCAACGGCGCTGAGCTGATTTCCACCGTCCATTACGGCCGCAGCTATAACAACGCGTTCTGGAGCGGTTCCCAAATGGTCTACGGCGACGGTGATGGCACTACCTTCGTGCCGCTGTCAGGAGCGCTGGACGTTATTGCCCATGAATTGACGCATGCCGTGACCGATACGACGGCCGACTTGATCTACCAAAATGAATCCGGCGCGATCAACGAATCGATGTCCGATATTTTTGGAACGCTTGTTGAATACCATTTCAATAACAAGCCCGACTGGCAAGTAGGCGAAGATATCTATACGCCGAACGTTGCGGGCGATGCACTGCGCTCGATGGAAGACCCGACATTGAGCGGAGACCCGGATCATTATTCGAAACGCTACACCGGCACGGGTGATTACGGCGGCGTCCATATCAACTCCGGCATCAGCAATAAAGCGGCGTTCCTGCTCGCCAATGGCGGCACGCATTACGGCGTGACGGTCGCTGGCATCGGCAACGACAAAGCGGGCGATATCTACTACCGCACTTTGACGCAATACTTGACGCCGAACTCCAACTACAGCCATTTCCGCGTTTCCACCATCCAAGCGGCAACGGATCTGTACGGCGCATCGAGCGCTGAAGTCGCAAGCGTCAAAGCAGCGTTCTCGGCTGTCGGGGTTAACTGA